GCGCCGGAAAAGATGGATGTCATTTTCATGGAGTTACTCCTGTTTAGGTCAGTTTAAATTTTGAAAGCTTTTTGCCTTTCGACAGGTGTAACTCTATGCCCCAATCTCGCAACAATTATGCCGTGATTGTGCAAAGATAATGGAAGTGCCGTGGGAAAAATGGCGGGGTAATTCAGCCCTCAATCCGTGCCGCCAGATGCGCCCAGTCGATTTCCTGCAAGACCCGCGCCTGGTTCTGGATGTAGTTGTGTTTCATCGCTTCGCGTTTCTGTTCCGCAGTCGTGAAACCGTGGAAGGGCAGCATGGCCTCAAAAGCAGCGTCCTGATGTGACTTGATGGGCGTGAGCACATCTTCACGGCGGGTGTGGAAAGCGTCTTCCCCTTCCGCACAGACCTGATCGAACACATTGAAATGACGGCAGGCCAGCGGGCGCATAGGGTGGACGGAACACGCGCCATCCAGCAGGAACGGGCAAACGCCGCTGCTGGCATGGTTTTCCAATTGCGGCTTGAGGCGGGCGCGTTTGTCCGGCGACATCATTTTGGTGACATACCAGTACAAACCGAGCAGTTCCAACGGGAAAATGGGGATGGTGGTGTGGCTCCGACAGCAACTGGAGCAGCCCTTGGCGCAAGCGAGTTTGCGGCCTTTATGCTCTTCCTGCTTGATGCCTTTAGCGACGCCGACATCGGCGCGGTAATAAGCCTCCAGCGCGTGGCTTAGCCATTGGTGTTCAG
The sequence above is drawn from the Thiothrix nivea DSM 5205 genome and encodes:
- a CDS encoding YkgJ family cysteine cluster protein, whose product is MAKAYPKPQRLRFPGAEAEHQWLSHALEAYYRADVGVAKGIKQEEHKGRKLACAKGCSSCCRSHTTIPIFPLELLGLYWYVTKMMSPDKRARLKPQLENHASSGVCPFLLDGACSVHPMRPLACRHFNVFDQVCAEGEDAFHTRREDVLTPIKSHQDAAFEAMLPFHGFTTAEQKREAMKHNYIQNQARVLQEIDWAHLAARIEG